The following are encoded in a window of Gossypium raimondii isolate GPD5lz chromosome 13, ASM2569854v1, whole genome shotgun sequence genomic DNA:
- the LOC105783628 gene encoding acyl carrier protein 2, mitochondrial, producing MAAVRGVVLKHLRVNATSLSLLRNPKPIPNGHCALTFNAIRRRYSDDVMGSFLDKSEVTDRVVSVVKNFQKIDPSKVTPNAHFQKDLGLDSLDTVEVVMALEEEFGFEIPDNEADKISTISHAVEFIASHPQAK from the exons atggcggCGGTGAGAGGAGTTGTGCTAAAGCACCTGAGAGTGAATGCAACATCCCTGTCCCTGCTtcgaaaccctaaacccatcCCTAACGGCCACTGTGCTCTCACCTTCAACGCCATACGGCGCCGATATTCCGACGACGTCATGGGCTCATTCCTTGACAAATCTGAGGTCACCGATCGCGTTGTCTCCGTAGTAAAAAACTTCCAGAAAATTGATCCATCCAAG GTTACTCCAAATGCCCATTTTCAAAAAGATCTCGGGCTAGATAGTTTGGACACTGTGGAGGTTGTTATGGCTCTTGAAGAAGAATTTGGGTTTGAGATACCTGATAATGAGGCAGACAAGATCAGCACGATCAGTCATGCTGTCGAGTTCATTGCTTCTCACCCCCAGGCAAAGTAG